In Bacillus sp. SB49, a single window of DNA contains:
- a CDS encoding YczE/YyaS/YitT family protein, producing MSNKKKTKYEAVLRWSFFAIGLVILGLGISMTMQVKDFGIGPWDVFHYGLFLQFGLTVGTWSIIAGLIIVLLSAVAQKKLPQIGTVLNMVLIGVFIDFFNWVLPEPESLLFQLIVFAGGTFITALGVGVYVSSEIGAGPRDSLMLLLTNATGWKVSTVRNGIEITVAVLGFALGGPVGLGTVFIALLLGTFVGYTLPQAKKWLQFLIMKGDSYEDIYQRPLRADHYD from the coding sequence GTGAGCAACAAGAAAAAGACGAAGTACGAAGCGGTTCTCCGCTGGAGTTTCTTCGCAATCGGATTAGTCATCCTGGGCCTCGGTATCTCTATGACGATGCAAGTCAAGGACTTTGGAATCGGACCATGGGACGTATTTCACTATGGTCTGTTTTTACAGTTCGGATTAACTGTGGGGACATGGTCAATCATTGCCGGACTTATCATTGTTTTATTGAGCGCTGTCGCCCAAAAGAAATTGCCGCAGATCGGTACCGTGTTGAACATGGTGTTGATCGGCGTATTTATTGATTTTTTCAACTGGGTTCTGCCTGAGCCCGAGTCTTTACTTTTCCAGCTTATCGTTTTTGCCGGTGGTACGTTCATCACGGCCCTCGGGGTCGGTGTATATGTATCTTCCGAGATAGGTGCAGGACCGAGGGACAGCCTTATGCTGCTCCTTACAAATGCCACCGGCTGGAAAGTTTCAACCGTAAGGAATGGAATTGAGATTACAGTCGCTGTCCTCGGTTTCGCCCTCGGCGGACCTGTAGGATTGGGTACCGTATTCATCGCGTTATTATTAGGTACATTTGTCGGTTATACCCTTCCTCAAGCGAAGAAGTGGTTACAGTTTCTTATAATGAAAGGT